One window of Camelus dromedarius isolate mCamDro1 chromosome 18, mCamDro1.pat, whole genome shotgun sequence genomic DNA carries:
- the ACSS1 gene encoding acetyl-coenzyme A synthetase 2-like, mitochondrial isoform X2 codes for MPASPLSVAAMLACARIGAVHSVVFAGFSAVSLTGRINDAKCKVVITVNQALRGGRVLELKRIVDEAVKHCPSVQHVMVAHRTDRKVYMGDLDIPLEQAMAKEEPVCAPESMGSEDILFLLYTSGSTGKPKGLVHTQAGYLLYAALTHRLVFDYRPGDIFGCVADIGWITGHSYVVYGPLCNGATSVLFESTPVYPDPGRYWETVQRLKITQFYGAPTAVRLLLKYGDSWVKQHDRSSLRTLGSVGEPINQEAWEWLYNVVGDRRCTVVDTWWQTETGGICISPRPSEEGAEIIPAMAMRPFFGIVPVLMDEQGNVVEGGDVSGALCLSQAWPGMARTIFGDHQRFLDAYFKAYPGYYFTGDGAYRTPEGYYQITGRMDDVINISGHRVGTAEIEDALADHPEVPETAVIGYPHDIKGEAAFAFIVLKEDAVDADAVMNELRSAVATKIAKYAVPDHILVVKRLPKTRSGKVMRRLLRKIITDKAQDLGDTTTLEDPSVVTEILSAYHKYKDKQAAGP; via the exons ATGCCTGCCTCCCCGCTGAGCGTGGCTGCGATGCTGGCCTGCGCTCGGATCGGAGCCGTCCACAGCGTGGTCTTTGCTGGCTTCAGTGCAGTGTCTCTGACGGGCAGGATCAATGATG CCAAGTGCAAGGTGGTCATCACAGTCAACCAGGCACTGCGGGGCGGGCGCGTGTTGGAGCTGAAGAGGATCGTGGATGAGGCCGTGAAGCACTGCCCGAGCGTCCAGCACGTGATGGTGGCCCACAGGACGGACCGCAAGGTGTACATGGGGGATCTGGACATACCCCTCGAGCAG GCAATGGCCAAGGAGGAGCCTGTGTGCGCCCCGGAGAGCATGGGCAGCGAGGACATACTCTTCCTGCTGTACACCTCGGGGAGCACCGGGAAGCCCAAGGGCCTTGTGCACACGCAGGCGGGCTACCTGCTGTATGCCGCCCTGACGCACCGG CTGGTGTTTGACTACCGGCCAGGCGACATCTTCGGCTGTGTGGCCGACATAGGCTGGATCACAGGACACAGCTATGTGGTGTACGGGCCTCTCTGCAATGGAGCCACCAGCGTCCTTTTTGAGAGCACCCCAGTCTACCCTGACCCCG GTCGGTACTGGGAGACAGTGCAGAGGCTGAAGATCACTCAGTTCTACGGCGCCCCCACGGCCGTCCGGCTGCTGCTCAAGTACGGGGACTCCTGGGTGAAGCAGCACGACCGCTCGTCCCTGCGGACCCTGGGCTCAG TGGGAGAGCCAATCAACCAGGAGGCCTGGGAGTGGCTGTACAACGTGGTGGGGGACAGACGGTGCACGGTGGTGGACACCTGGTGGCAGACAG AGACGGGTGGCATCTGCATCTCCCCGCGGCCCtcggaggagggggcagagatcATACCCGCCATGGCCATGAGGCCTTTCTTTGGCatcgtccctgtcctcatggatgAGCAG GGAAATGTCGTGGAGGGCGGGGACGTCTCTGGGGCTCTGTGCctctcccaggcctggccagGTATGGCCAGGACCATCTTCGGAGACCACCAGAGATTCCTGGACGCCTACTTCAAGGCTTACCCAG GCTACTACTTCACCGGGGACGGCGCCTACCGGACCCCGGAAGGCTACTACCAGATCACAGGGCGGATGGACGACGTGATCAATATCAGTGGCCACCGGGTGGGGACGGCCGAGATCGAGGACGCTCTG GCTGACCACCCTGAGGTGCCGGAGACGGCCGTCATCGGCTACCCCCACGACATCAAGGGAGAAG CCGCGTTTGCCTTCATCGTGCTGAAAGAGGACGCGGTTGACGCAGATGCAGTGATGAACGAGCTCCGGTCTGCAGTGGCCACCAAGATTGCCAAGTACGCGGTGCCCGATCATATTCTG GTAGTGAAACGTCTTCCAAAGACGCGGTCTGGGAAAGTCATGCGGAGGCTCCTGAGGAAGATCATCACGGACAAGGCCCAGGACCTGGGGGACACCACCACGCTGGAGGACCCCAGCGTCGTCACAGAGATCCTGAGTGCCTACCACAAGTACAAAGACAAGCAGGCGGCTGGCCCATGA